The Anaerolineales bacterium region CCCTTGGTATGTAGGTTCAGGGTCTCGTATCAGGCCAGTGAATCAAATGGATATAGATTCTGCAATTCAAGCCTTGGGCCGATTGCCTTCGTTGCTTCCAGAGCTCAAAGTAGTTCTTCTCGTTGGAGCCAAGGCCCAAAAGGCAAAGCAAGTTGTCAGCGATCTGTTTAGTGTGCCAACCTTGAGTTGTCCGCACCCAAGTCAACGCGTGTTTAATGTGTGGCCAGATAAACGCAACAAGGTCAGAGAGATTTTTGCTGAGGCCGCAAAACTTGCCACTACTGGATAGCAAAAGACGCCATTATTAAGTAAAGGCAGGGGGTGAGGGTACCAACGCCTTCCGCCGCGCCAGGATCACCACCGCGGTCAGCAGCATAATCCCCAACCCCAGCCAGTTCATCAGGTCCCAGCCCGCGCCGTGCAGCAGAGAACCGGCTGAGAACGAAGACAACGCCTGCACGGCGAAGATGGTGAAGTCATTGCTGGCCTGCGTCTTGAAACGCTCCGAGGCGCGGTAGGTGGAGGTGAGCAGCACCGTGCCGCCGACGAACAGCAGGTTCCAGCCCAGGCCCAGCAGCACCAGCGCGGTCCAGTATCCGGGCAGTTCCACGCTGAGCAGGCCGGCCACATTGCAGAACAGCATCAGCAGCACGCCAGCCAGCATGATGCGCAGCGTGCCAAACTTCTCAATAAGAAAACCACTGAAAAGCGAAGGCAAGTACATGGCGATGATATGGCTTTGGATCACGAAGGCTGTGTCATCCAGGCTGAAGCCGTGCCCGTGCATGTGCAGCGGCGTGGCGGTCATGATGAAGACCATCAGCCCATAGCTCGCCACGCCCGCCAATACCGCTACCTGGTAGGCTGGCTGGCGCACAATTTCGCCCAACGGGCGCTCTGGCTGCTTGGCCGCAGTGCCCTCGTAGGTTTGCGGGATTGTGTTGCGATACAGCAGCACAATCAGCAGGCCGAGCACATACAGGGCGGCCAGCGCCGCGAACGAGCCTGCGTACAGCACCGGCAGCGCATCCTGCGCACGCTTGGCGATCTCGGGGCCAAGGAAGCCCGCCAGGATGCCGCCCAGCAGCACCAGCGAGACGGCCCGGCCGGACAGCTCAGCGGGGACGCTCTCAGTGGCAGCGAAGCGGTATTGCAGCACAAAGGCGCTGTGCTGGCCCATCAAGAAGGTGGCCGCACACAGCAGCACAAAGTCTGCCCGGCTCACCGCCAGCGCGGCCAGGGCGGCGCCCAGCATGGCAACGACCAGTGAGAGCAGGAAGCCTGCCTTGCGGCCAATGCGGCGCATCAGCAGCGCAGCCGGGATGCTGAACAGAGCGGTGCTGACCACTCCCA contains the following coding sequences:
- a CDS encoding MFS transporter → MRSRNVYVLALLQAIGMCGGSIVVLLSGIIGEGIAPSPQLATLPSSLGVVSTALFSIPAALLMRRIGRKAGFLLSLVVAMLGAALAALAVSRADFVLLCAATFLMGQHSAFVLQYRFAATESVPAELSGRAVSLVLLGGILAGFLGPEIAKRAQDALPVLYAGSFAALAALYVLGLLIVLLYRNTIPQTYEGTAAKQPERPLGEIVRQPAYQVAVLAGVASYGLMVFIMTATPLHMHGHGFSLDDTAFVIQSHIIAMYLPSLFSGFLIEKFGTLRIMLAGVLLMLFCNVAGLLSVELPGYWTALVLLGLGWNLLFVGGTVLLTSTYRASERFKTQASNDFTIFAVQALSSFSAGSLLHGAGWDLMNWLGLGIMLLTAVVILARRKALVPSPPAFT
- a CDS encoding uracil-DNA glycosylase; its protein translation is MGDEIPFFDPRDGGVDARVLFLLEAPGGKAVASGFISRDNPDPSARNVSLISDEAGLLRMQTVAWNIVPWYVGSGSRIRPVNQMDIDSAIQALGRLPSLLPELKVVLLVGAKAQKAKQVVSDLFSVPTLSCPHPSQRVFNVWPDKRNKVREIFAEAAKLATTG